One genomic segment of Coffea arabica cultivar ET-39 chromosome 6e, Coffea Arabica ET-39 HiFi, whole genome shotgun sequence includes these proteins:
- the LOC113696272 gene encoding F-box protein At5g07610-like: MCLQRMALDHFQPLFPPSLPWQQQHSSPLFVPQKMAEKSGAEFHLFLRRVYKEDINFTLPSPPASMEHSGIWYFGESGGCMYFIDINNPGEMLFDIFELASGCSEWVLKHHLNLAPLTTLYPSMVDEEFDHSDDWRFRFCLTYFVEDENEKKARLVISLLGKVILYDINGIVVKELAEVGPTDTDDDGRDNLYQWKDAYPVMKMLTYV; the protein is encoded by the exons ATGTGTCTCCAGAGGATGGCTCTCGATCATTTCCAACCCCTCTTTCCGCCGTCTCTACCGTGGCAGCAGCAACACTCGAGCCCTCTTTTTGTTCCGCAAAAAATGGCGGAAAAATCCGGAGCTGAATTTCATCTCTTTCTCCGACGAGTAT ATAAAGAAGACATTAACTTCACATTGCCTTCTCCTCCTGCCTCAATGGAGCACTCTGGAATTTGGTACTTTGGGGAGTCTGGTGGATGTATGTACTTTATTGATATTAACAACCCTGGAGAAATGTTGTTTGATATTTTTGAGTTGGCAAGTGGATGTTCTGAGTGGGTTCTGAAGCACCATCTTAATCTTGCTCCTCTAACTACTTTATACCCCTCAATGGTGGATGAAGAGTTCGATCACTCTGATGATTGGCGATTTAGATTTTGTTTAACTTATTTTGTTGAGGATGAGAATGAAAAGAAGGCGAGGCTAGTGATATCTCTTCTGGGCAAAGTAATTTTGTATGACATCAATGGCATTGTCGTTAAGGAGCTCGCTGAAGTAGGGCCAACAGATACTGATGATGACGGTAGAGATAACTTGTATCAGTGGAAGGATGCCTACCCTGTTATGAAGATGCTCACCTATGTTTGA
- the LOC113696899 gene encoding F-box protein At5g07610-like, which produces MKSSGLKDPTKISGGFSATVKSTAETSKFESGKPNQTLKNKASDDDETSSFSSYSSASASASAAANVIGNNGDLLIQILLYLPRKSLHRFRSVSKQWLSTICSPDFRRLRSVVASGTLVFFLLVGDRLNFISIHQQKYASSKGDTVPHLCEDLNLNPEPEGLHYCNGLLALVFKTEHEYGFGPHYFVVYNPTTCGYRLIPRLKSLYLDRGSRCFQALNIVFDPLKSDHYKLVCVWMEANYPHMSRYRFSVYSSETRIWRDTEDISSSGTWSWTSFNNGVLWNGDLYWIGDSSRILCFDLDKQCLNFTRSPIPRIPGMLWEFGESGCSLYLMEVVGSQAPLLDILELARDCSQWVFKYRVDLALLQSLCPSSKDEVLNRFYPPFCISRLLWDGTEEKPMLVLSPEEGEVILYDIEDMTLKKLEEEEPKDTDRGWRGSSYDRRKVYQFMETRACV; this is translated from the coding sequence ATGAAATCTTCAGGCCTAAAAGATCCCACAAAAATCTCCGGCGGCTTCTCTGCAACTGTCAAGTCAACTGCCGAAACATCAAAATTTGAAAGCGGAAAACCAAATCAAACCCTCAAAAACAAAGCCTCAGATGATGATGAAACCTCCTCTTTCTCCTCCTATTCATCAGCATCAGCATCAGCATCAGCAGCAGCAAATGTTATAGGCAACAATGGAGACCTCTTAATACAGATTTTACTTTACTTACCCAGAAAATCCCTCCATCGTTTCCGGTCCGTGTCCAAGCAGTGGCTTTCAACCATATGCAGCCCAGACTTCAGGCGTCTCCGTTCTGTTGTTGCCTCTGGAACATTGGTTTTCTTCCTCCTCGTGGGTGACAGGCTTAATTTCATCTCCATCCACCAACAAAAGTATGCAAGTTCAAAGGGTGACACAGTTCCCCACTTGTGCGAGGATCTCAATTTGAATCCAGAGCCAGAGGGTTTACATTATTGCAATGGGTTATTAGCTCTGGTGTTTAAGACTGAACATGAGTATGGATTTGGACCACACTACTTTGTTGTGTACAACCCTACTACTTGTGGGTATAGGCTTATTCCCCGTTTGAAATCTTTATATCTAGATCGTGGAAGCCGGTGTTTTCAGGCTCTGAATATTGTGTTTGATCCTTTAAAATCTGATCATTACAAACTTGTGTGTGTGTGGATGGAAGCTAATTACCCACATATGTCTAGATATAGATTTTCCGTGTATTCATCTGAAACTAGGATTTGGAGGGACACTGAGGACATCTCTTCTTCAGGCACGTGGTCTTGGACGTCTTTCAATAATGGGGTTTTATGGAATGGTGATCTTTATTGGATAGGTGATTCAAGCCGTATTTTGTGCTTTGATCTAGATAAACAGTGCCTCAACTTCACAAGGTCTCCTATACCTCGAATACCGGGGATGCTTTGGGAATTTGGAGAATCTGGCTGCAGTTTGTACCTCATGGAGGTTGTTGGCTCTCAAGCGCCACTGCTCGACATTCTTGAGCTGGCAAGGGACTGTTCTCAATGGGTATTCAAGTATCGTGTAGACCTTGCTCTACTACAAAGTCTGTGTCCCTCATCGAAGGATGAAGTCTTGAATCGGTTTTATCCTCCATTTTGTATTTCTCGTCTTCTCTGGGATGGGACAGAAGAAAAACCGATGCTTGTATTATCTCCGGAGGAGGGTGAGGTGATTTTGTACGACATTGAGGATATGACTCTTAAGAAGCTTGAAGAAGAAGAGCCGAAGGATACTGATCGTGGCTGGAGGGGTAGCTCTTATGACCGGAGGAAAGTCTATCAATTCATGGAGACTCGTGCTTGCGTTTAA
- the LOC113696271 gene encoding F-box protein At5g07610-like, giving the protein MFPDDGGSPATDPLTGHLFEAEETLLRSSTAWPLTGKSRFSLSPDSSNTLKNPPQDCSHISAAGIVVAHNEDLLTQILLCLPPKSLIRFQCVSRGWLSIISNPSFRRLYCGSSNTRALILFRKIWRSCPELKFISFSDEYASSMETAISHLSSNFFTDGEITDLHSCNGLVAVVLKLSHGSREFAVYNPTTSQHRLIPQLNLLEDRHPFVALNIAFDPLKSDHYKLVCVWLGPPTMRIMNVNYGFSIYESETGTWRDSGDIFEIDYAHSPTHFRNGVLWNGCLHWITHWKAIVCFDLDKEDANFTLPSPPVSMEHSEIWYFGESGGCMYFIDINNPGEMLFDIFELASGCSEWVLKYHLNLAPLTILYPSMVDEEFDHSDDWLCRFWLTYFVEDENEKKARLVISLPGKVILYDINDTVVKVLAEVGPTDTDDGCRDYIYQWKDAYPIMKTLAYV; this is encoded by the coding sequence ATGTTTCCCGACGACGGCGGTTCTCCCGCCACAGACCCGTTGACTGGGCACCTATTTGAAGCCGAAGAAACCCTCCTCCGCTCCTCTACTGCTTGGCCGCTTACCGGTAAATCAAGATTCAGCCTCTCACCTGATTCCTCAAACACCCTCAAAAACCCACCTCAAGATTGCTCTCATATATCAGCAGCAGGGATCGTCGTAGCCCACAATGAAGATCTCTTGACACAAATTTTACTTTGtttacctccaaaatccctCATCCGCTTCCAATGTGTCTCCAGAGGATGGCTCTCGATCATTTCCAACCCCTCTTTCCGCCGTCTCTACTGTGGCAGCAGCAACACTCGAGCCCTCATTTTGTTCCGCAAAATATGGCGGAGCTGCCCGGAGCTCAAATTCATCTCTTTCTCCGACGAGTATGCAAGTTCAATGGAAACTGCCATCTCCCACTTAAGTAGTAATTTCTTTACTGATGGTGAAATTACGGATTTACATTCTTGTAATGGGTTAGTAGCTGTTGTGTTAAAATTGAGCCATGGTAGTCGAGAATTTGCTGTGTACAACCCCACAACTAGTCAGCATAGGCTTATCCCACAGCTCAATCTTTTGGAAGATAGGCATCCCTTTGTGGCTCTGAATATTGCATTTGATCCTTTAAAATCTGATCACTATAAATTGGTGTGTGTTTGGTTGGGACCCCCCACGATGAGAATCATGAATGTTAATTATGGATTCTCTATATATGAATCAGAAACTGGGACTTGGAGGGACAGTGGGGACATTTTTGAGATAGATTATGCTCATTCACCTACGCATTTCAGGAACGGTGTGTTATGGAATGGCTGTCTTCATTGGATTACTCATTGGAAGGCTATCGTTTGTTTTGATTTAGATAAAGAAGACGCTAACTTCACATTGCCTTCTCCTCCTGTCTCAATGGAGCACTCTGAAATTTGGTACTTTGGTGAGTCTGGTGGATGTATGTACTTTATTGATATTAACAACCCTGGAGAAATGTTGTTTGATATTTTTGAGTTGGCAAGTGGATGTTCTGAGTGGGTTCTGAAGTACCATCTTAATCTTGCTCCTCTAACTATTTTATACCCCTCAATGGTGGATGAAGAGTTCGATCACTCTGATGATTGGCTATGTAGATTTTGGTTAACTTATTTTGTTGAGGATGAGAATGAAAAGAAGGCGAGGCTAGTGATATCTCTTCCAGGCAAAGTAATTTTGTATGACATCAATGACACGGTCGTTAAGGTGCTCGCTGAAGTAGGGCCAACAGATACTGATGATGGCTGTAGAGATTACATTTATCAGTGGAAGGATGCCTACCCTATTATGAAGACGCTGGCCTATGTTTGA